A stretch of DNA from Solea solea chromosome 20, fSolSol10.1, whole genome shotgun sequence:
TGGGTTAAACTTCTAGGAGCTCTTCACGACACTGCTCTGGTTAGTTTATGTTATCATTAAGTGTGtaattaataaatcattttattcatAGATTTAAGGGTTAGGTTAGATCGGCCCAACAGAACCTTTTAGCTGTTGTACAGACTCAAAGTGATCAGACATCAGCTGACTCCACTGCAGCTTTTAAACACCTTTAAAACATATACTACAGTATTATAATGATTGTGCcactttttgttgtgtttatccTAATTTTAACAGTTATCCTCACacattaccacacacacacacacacacatatatttgattaattcatttgttGACTTCAAcctgtatttgtatttctttttgtttgtctatCTACAAACATCTTTATGCTTGAGTTTGAAAAGTGTcacataaatgaaaaatattgttAGGATTATTgacttttgtattatttttcttGAGAGTAGCCTGGTTTGTGTCACAAAAATACCTTTGTGTattgtttattataattattacatCCGTTAATAACCAGTTCTTTGTTTTAATCTCACACAGTCCTCATTTAAAACTGTGATGCTGCTCTACAGGGGGTTGAAACCAGTAGGGAGAGAACTTGACCACACTGAAATCAAATTTGGATCATTTATTAATGTgccagtttgttgttttctatgtTGATCTACACGAAAGATGTAATATTAGATTTAAACGCATAGTGTTTCTCAGGCTAAAATAACGTGAGTTGTAACTTTCACTTTCGTTCATAACCTGAGTAAGTCAGTTTCACCCGGAGTTTAGTGACGTTGAGGCTCATATTGAATTCTCATTGGCTCAGATGGAGGTTGATGTTCACGCCTCTCAgtgtttttatctcagtgtttgtCGCTGGAGTCTCAGTTTGTCTTCTGGATAATGATGCATTTTCACCGTCACTTCAACAAACGGAGAAAATCACTATGAAGATCCTGCTTTTACTGGTTCTGCTGGGAATACACAGCGCGAGCGCACGTGAGCTTCTTTTATGTATAATGTTTGATCGATTGTAACAAATGTGTCGTGTTTTTATCATGTACTGTTTGTATAAATGTGGCGTCATTTGATGGTCCTGGATGTTTAGTTGTAGGACTCCATTTTAGATTCTAGCAATGTCAAATATATTTAATTGTATGAttttaatctttctttctttcttattgtttattattttcttcatcataCAGTCTAATGTGCACATATGCACTTCCACCATTTCACTTTTAGTTATTCATGACTCCTGAAGGTCTATAAAAAGGTGTGAGCTCCAAACGCGGAAAACAACTTTAAAGCCtaatttttttaagtaaatgtttttattatcatcTGATTATATACAGAAAACTTTAtcaatccctttgggaggttgctgactactacctcagtcattatcaaacatttttactgtatcatttttgagaaattctgagggagtagtcagcatgcccctgaagtcaactgtaccaaccattgccagaacttatgggccaaagtgatttttattgtacagtaaatatggaGTTTTCGACGTTATtctgagttaaaaaaacaaaaaaaaagtttgatgcttaatttctcaaaaatgatacagtaaaaatgtttgataatgactgagggagtagtcagcatgctcctgaggtcaactgtgccaaccattgtcagaacttatgggccaaagtgattttattgtacagtaaatattgagttttctgccttttgctgagtaaaaaaaggacaactttgatgcttaatttctcaataattatacagtaaaatagCTTGATAATGAGtcaggtagtagtcagcatgctcctgagatCAATTATGTCAACctttgtcagaacttatggtccaatgtgttgttattgtacagtaaaaatcaaaataaattagGGAAAATATTTTGTTCAAAAGCTTCTGGACAATGTGACacaatgtcttaaaatcagcaTGATTGATTGCACTTGTATtagtaacgtcttattttgaaaaccgatCTCGCTCGGTATCAAACTAGCGCTGACACTCTCAGTCGACCGTAAGTTCGACTACAAAGGCGCACTTAaaaacgaatgacggctcacttgaccgcagtTCCAAACAcggaaaacaactttaaaaccttttttaagtgtatttattATCATCTGATATGATGAATAAACTTCATTTAGACGTATCTTACTGATAATTAAACCCTTTTAtacaacatttcacaataaaatatgaatcagcAGCTAAATCGTGTATAATTTATCATTAAAAGTGACTCTTCTcataatgatgaaataaataaataacagataaATACCTTCTTGTCAAATGAATTtgtgaatgatttatttgtacaaCACATCATTTGGATAAAAAActaattcataaataaatagttaTAAATACATTGATAAGATATTACTTAAGAAAACATTAAAGACGAAAAGTTTATAAGTTATTTTTAATGAAgagaattattaaattaaataataaaatcttataaatatacagtatgtctagataaataagtgaaatgtgtttgaatgtgtttgatGTCGTCTTGACTCTGAGTACAGTGATTTATAAAACTGTCATTCTGAAATCTTAAGTCTTGACGTTCACTGTCTCTCACAGGAATTCACTCTATGAAGTATTTCTTCACTGGATCATCTGAAGTCTCAAACTTCCCACAGTTTGTGGTTGTTGGTTTGGTTGATGATGTTCAGATACTTCACTATGACAGCAACACAATGAAAGCAGAACCCAAACAGGACTGGATGAGGAAGAACACAGATCCACAGTactgggagagagagactgatggCTTTTTGGAAACCCAGCATAACTTCAAAGTCGACATTGAAATTGCAAAGAAGCGCTTCAACCAAACTggaggtttgtttgtgtttcactttttactgataaaaaacgtgacaaaaaatacagacaaaaacacacacactcataatttttatacacagtctacTTTAACTAACGTCTCTTTCTGAaagtattaaataatattttctttttttaacaaagacttaggaaatgtaaacatgtttaagTCTTCATTCACAGCCTGAACAGCATTCACACCTTTTCACAGTGAGACTGTGTCGCTCTGCTGTTACACCACCTGTACACTAGATGTCAGTGTAGTTTCTATgattgaaagtgaatgaatcATGTTGGAGTTCTAAAGTTGAACAACAATGATccttattgatattattatgattatttatttattttaaagtgaatcagTGAAGATGATGTTTGCAACCAGTGAACTTATCAATGTGACTGAGAGTCATGGAGCAGACATGCTGCTaatctgaccaatcacagtttagagctgcaacaattcaTCAATTACAATCACAAtcagtttttattgtgaagtacatttacacatacaaggaatttgactttgttttttggtgcatttaaatagaagaaaatacaattaagaaataaaaataaagacctaagatataaataaatgtatacagcaacacaaacaaaatatttacatgAGGTGCAGTGggttaaaataaattattatcattatttttatatgttttgTGTTAATATGACGCATACATCTacatttgttatcattattataatgttgGCTGAATTGTGGGCTGGATCatgacagtttgtttttatgtgggggggtggggccaattatttactgtttatgaataaaatgtgaatggttaaaagttaaaagataaaaaggtgttcttttaaaaagatTGTTCACATTTTATGACCAAACAAAACTGAATTTCTAAAAGAATCAACAGTTGAATGGATCATTAAAACAAAGCCCTGTCagttgttgctgtgttgttgaTGACTTCAGCACAGAATCTTCAACTCTAAATGAATATTACTTTTAtccatgaaatgaaaatgttaacaATTATCATTACCTTATACTCTATTGCTCTTCACACCTTCATGTTCTCTTCATCGTCTTTGTCCATGTAAATCATCCACTTTATCACCGTTTGCATTTCTAAACAGTTAATATGGGGCTAAAGCAGAGGAGGTCAGTgattgtgtgatgatgatgatgatgatgcagaggtcaggggtcatCTGCAGAAATAACATTTGTAGAATAAGCTCCAGGTCAGTGTGTTCTAGTGATGATTCATCAAAACTCTGATCTGATACAGGTGAGGTTAAAGAGGGtccacacacaaatattcaggTCTAAGTTTGAACTCGTTGTGGGCGACATGGACAAAAGATAATATCTCCACGATAACGATAATGAGTGGATATCCTTTAAAACTCTGAGATATAACTCATCGATTGTTGCTTACAGATGATATCAAAGGGACACAGTGTTTAAGGAAAACAGTTtagacgtcacctgcaaccaggctcctattggacgataccagctgtcaatcactggtTTAACTCCATGTGAAGCAATCACAGCAGCgtcttgtgttgtttatgttccaCATTTAACAATGTGTTTaaccaaaagcacaaatgaatAAAGTGATTATTGAACATGAACCAAACTGCTGACCAATGAAAGTGATTCTAACACCAGGTGTGAACCAACTGAGGCTGTGACAAGTAATCTATTCATCAATGATGAATcagttactaaatgaatcaactgTTTCCATCAATATTCttttttcttagttttaaaacacattgttcagcttcttaaatgtgaatattttctggtttcttgttacaaagaaatgattcaaaaaacggatttgttttattttccggacaaaagaggacatttgaaaacatcatttggAGGTTGATCAATATTTGTTGACGTTGTACAGAACAAACAGCTGATCAGTGATTAATGGAGAGAAGAATGAATAATGAacataatggttagttgcagccctggcaCCAACGCAGCAGACTctcaggtgtgaacacagactAAAGTGACGTGACGTCATCACACAGACTTATTCTGTGGAGTCGTCATGAAagtgaaaactgtgtgtttgtgtttgatggaACTGACCTTACTTTCTAGCACATGTCTCTGCAGTGTTGCTcctgcacatacacactttgAGATGACGCTGCTTCACAACAGTATCTTGTACTAACACAATTACAATAAGAAGGAAAACAGAATTCAAACATTGAGTCGAGTGTGACGTCAAAGTCAACTCAGCTCACTGACTCGTCCCACACCAGCGTCACAGGAAAAACTGTCTCACAAAACTCAAGAGAAGTGAGACAGTTGTTTAATGAAACTTAAGAAAAGGTGAATCAACAGTGACCAGTGAACATGACATGAGAGTCAAACCAGAGAAATTCTCTGGACAGTTGTCACAGAACATTTTCTGATACATTACAGTTGAAACAGTGATTTAATGACATGATGAAAATGCCTCATCAtaaataataagattttaagATAGAAAGTAGAGCAACACATGATATTACATTTATTGTGCAATAATGAACCACATTGTGtagaacaaataataaataaatgacagaatgaGACATTAGATTTGATCATAGTGTCAGAGCCataacactttttatttaatgctGATTAATGATGTCACTCCATCAAACCTGTGTGTTGTTCTCTGTGGTAAAGAGATGAtgtgaactctctctctctctctccctctctctctctctttctctttctctccctctctccctcgccctctctctctctctcaggtgtcCACATCTTCCAAAGAATGTATGGCTGTGACTGGGATGATGAGACTGGAGAAGTTAATGGTAATGAACAGTATGGTTATGATGGAGAAGACTTCATAGTATTTGACCTGAAGACAGAGACATGGATCACTCCATCATCACAGGCTTTCATCACCAAAAACAAATGGGATGCTGATAAAGCTGATCTTGCTAATCAAAAACACTACTACACCCAGGTGTGTCCTGAGTGGTTGAAGAAGTACGTGGAGTATGGGAAGAGCTCTCTGCAGAGAACAGGTAAAACCCCAGAACCTGAATGAACATAATCTTCATACGTGTCTTTTATTTCTGATGATGTCTTTTACCACCACTGTGTCTCACACTGAtgacgtgtctctctctctctctgtctcttcatctctctgtcacactctcttttcccccctccattttgtcagtgtctctctttcacacacacatttataatcactcttttttttcttctcctcgtgttttccttttttgtttgtttatgtccaCAACAgtttcactctctgtctcttttagCGTCCACAGTCTTTTCTAAGTCTCTGTCTCCCATTTCACATTTCTTCATCTGTCTCTTAGAGCTTGTTGTTGCCACGGCAACCctcattatttctttgttatttggagcaaagaaaccagaaaataatcacatttataaagctgaaaagtcagaaatcttgcattaatcatttaaaaaaaaacttgaaattgCTAATCAAAATAGAtggtgattaatttagtaatcgaataATAAACAATTCATCATTGCAGCCATATTTTAACTATAGCTTATGCTGCAGATATTGTGACAATAAAGCTTAGGGTtagattaatattaataaaaaagaaaacacatataTTAAATTGAAATTCAATATATGTgaaaaaattacacattttatattttatctgccaaaaaacaataaatattacattataaaaaataaagtaaaacataaaataatataattgtgCACTGCTGCAACATTGATGTTCCAGTTTAAgatcaataaatgaattcaaagtGTTCATCTATCATCAAAATAGAAACCATTTTAAAAGGTTTACAACATGAAGACAacaaatgatgtgaaatgaagtcaatcagtgaaagaaagaaagaaacttgtAACAATAAGTTGTTTAAGAGGATTGAAAAGAAGTATTTAAAGATAGTGAGTTAGTCAGTCTGATCTCATCAGAAAAAAGGTCCAGACTGAAAAAGTCCAGTCCTCAGATGTGTGAAAACCTCAATTTACAGCCAGACTCAGAAACGAATGCAGGATCAATGACAGCAAACAGGAATGTGAGTTATAATAAAGTGTCAacgtttgttttccttctccagAGCTTCCctcagtgtctctcctccagaAGTCTCCCTCCTCTCCAGTGACCTGCCACGCTACAGGTTTCTACCCAAACAAAGCCGTGTTGTCCTGGAGGAAAGACGGAGAGGATCATCATGAGGACGTGGACCACGGAGAGACTCTGCCCAACCATGACGGAACCTTCCAGATGAGCACTGACCTGCGAGTGTCATCAATCCCACCTGAGGACTGGAGGAAGTATGACTGCGTGTTCCAGCTCTCTGGTGTGGAAGACGTTGTCAAAGTACTGGACAAAGACGCCGTCCAATCCAACAGAGGTAAAACTCCTAAACACTCCTTTAATTCACTGTAATAGTTCTGCAGGTCATGCTTGTTGCTTTTCATTGATTCATCAACACTTTCATTGTAGGTCTGTATTCAGTCCATGCTTGTGCtgcatcatgacatcatcatgtgacAAATCCATCAAAgaaaagttttctttcactACTTGTCTTCATGTTATGGTCTTATTTTATAAAACCTTTGATAAAGTTGATCTCCAGCTTAAATCATGGTCAAAAGTTCAGTTCTTCAGTGATCCACAGATAAAATGTACATTCTTTCTTTTGTCGTGATGAATAATTACACCATGTGACCACTAGAGACAGTTTTTTATTCATGTCACTAATGACGAGTAGATTCACATGTGCATAAATCAATAAAGGTCAAATTGATCGGTCAGATAAGTTCAcagttaaaatgacatttggacACAATATTAGGATTTGAATGTAGACATATTTGCTTATATACATATTTGGAAATAATGTAATTATGAgtcaaaatgatttgatttcCTCATAAATaaccacaaataaataataaatatcatcAAATAAAAAGGTTATTTATGCCAAATTTAATCCTATGTGCATTTAAAATATGATATGaagtgtaaacatgtaaaacaggtacatatatatatatatatgttaatcAATGATACAGTAAAAGATTGAACTacatatattgtgtgtgtgtgtgtgtgtgtgtcagctgcttcatgtgcacaggttgtgactgtttgttttttgtgtttttgctgaacAGAGAAGCCCATGGACacgaccatcatcatcatcgtt
This window harbors:
- the LOC131447859 gene encoding major histocompatibility complex class I-related gene protein-like; its protein translation is MKILLLLVLLGIHSASARIHSMKYFFTGSSEVSNFPQFVVVGLVDDVQILHYDSNTMKAEPKQDWMRKNTDPQYWERETDGFLETQHNFKVDIEIAKKRFNQTGGVHIFQRMYGCDWDDETGEVNGNEQYGYDGEDFIVFDLKTETWITPSSQAFITKNKWDADKADLANQKHYYTQVCPEWLKKYVEYGKSSLQRTELPSVSLLQKSPSSPVTCHATGFYPNKAVLSWRKDGEDHHEDVDHGETLPNHDGTFQMSTDLRVSSIPPEDWRKYDCVFQLSGVEDVVKVLDKDAVQSNREKPMDTTIIIIVAVVVLIVIIFAAAAFLLYRRFSAKSAPSRK